The sequence below is a genomic window from Citricoccus muralis.
CGCATGTGCTGCTGCAGCGGCAGTGCGTGTCTGGGCCGGTGCGGAAGGCGCGGACTCGTGGCTGGTAGACGTCCCAGGTGGGACGGTTCAAGTCGATTTCGTGCGCAATGAAGACGGCGCTGAAGACGTCATTCTCTCCGGGCCCGCGGAGCTAGTTTACAGCGGTACGGTGAACTGAACCCAGTACCTCAGCTCAGGCGCGCGGGTGGCGAATCACCCGGAGGATGCGGAAGCCTTTGATGGTATCCGCACGCTCTACGGTGAAACGACTCTCCAGAATATGAGCTTGATCGTTGAGCATGGTCTGGATCCATGGCATCAGCGAGTCTGCCCCGAGATTCTTCTGCACCACCAGCCAAGCTTCGCCGTGGTCGTTGAGCCTCGGTAGCCACAGCTCCAAGAGCTCGTGCAGTGCCTTCTTGCCAATGCGGATCGGTGGGTTCGACCAGATCAGATCGTAAGAGCGAAGCGGGTCCACATCCTCGGGGGAGGAAACGTCGATATTGGGTACTCCCAGGGCTTCTGCGTTGTCGCGACACAGCTGTGCGGCGCGCTCGTTGACCTCCACGGCAGTGACATGAGCGTTCGGGCTCATCATGCCCAGGGTCAGTGCCAGTGGCCCCCATCCACAGCCAATATCCAAGAATTCGCCTTGTTCGGGTGGTGCCGGAACCGCGGACAGCAACGCAGCTGTTCCCTTGTCCACACCCTCCGGTGAAAAGATGCCGTTGGCCGTGAGAACTTCAACGCTACGCTCGGCCATTGTCACAGTGATGGTACGACGTCGTTCCTGGTCAGAGGGGGAGCGGAAGTAATGCCCAGAAGTTTCATTCACCCGACCATCGTAGGACAAGACCTCAACATCATGGTCATGCCCATTGAATTCACAGCGATTTTTATAACAAAACGATAACGGGCCATTCTGCCGCGGGAACTAGCCAATCTCGACTCAATTTGCCCGAAATTTCGATTTGCATCGTCTCGCGCTTTCGAGTTTGCTGGCAGGCGTTGGTCAATGCGCTTTGACGCATGCGGCTCCTACGTCTTCGGACGATTCGGCCGAGAAAACCAACGTATGGGTCCCGGCACCTGCAGTGCCGTCCGCCGAGGGCTCCGAATGAACAGTCTCAATACGGATTGTTGGACGGCGACGCGTTGACGGCTTCGGGAAGCCTGAGCGTTCAGGTGACAGGATCTTAGGTTTCATGCAGAAGAACAACAAGGTACTGAAGAACGTCATGGGTGGATTGGCCACTTTGGGTCTGGCCGGGGCCGGATTCATGGCTGTGGCGCCGGCAGCCTCCGCAGATACGGCGTCCGACTGGGATCGCCTGGCCGAGTGCGAGTCCGGCGGCGACTGGTCCATCAATACCGGCAACGGCTACTACGGCGGTCTCCAGTTCAGCCAGCAGTCATGGGAAGCCGTGGGTGGCTCCGGACTGCCGTCGGATGCGTCCAAGGAAGAACAGATTCAGCGAGCAGAGCAGCTGCGGCAGATGCAGGGCTGGGGAGCATGGCCTTCTTGCTCGGCACAGCTGGGCCTCTCCGGCGAGCCCTCGGGTACGCCGGCAGCGGCTGAAGCCATCGAGCAGCAGGCTCCGACACAGCAGGAAGCTCAGGTGGAAACCTCGCAGTCCTCGGGCCAGGAAGCTGCTGAGCAGTCAGCTCCGGTGGAGGAATCGGCACCGGCTCAGAAGCACGCACCGGCACAGGCAGACGTTGCCGCATCCGGGGAGATCTACACGGTGCAGTCCGGTGACACCATCAGCAAGATCGCCGACGCTTGGGGCATCTCCGACTGGAACGACCTGTACCAGGTGAACGCCGATGTCGTTGCTGATCCTGCACTGATCTACGTCGGCCAGGAATTGCAAATCCCTGCCTCCTGATAACACAGCCATGATCAGCGCGACCCAAGCCTGAATGGCACATGGTGCGACTTGGGGGCCCATCCTGGTGGATGGGCCCCCCAAGTTGTGTACAGAGTGGGTGCTATACTAGTGGGCATGTGGATTACTTACCTTTGAGCCCGATTTCATTCGAGGAGCTCCGGCGTATCTAAGCGCCGTTATTCATGCCCAACTTGATTCAGAGCGTCAGGTAGATCCACATCCCACGCGCATTCGGCGCAATGTAAAAGTCTTTGATTCTTGGCTCGGTTCGTTGCCAGGAGATTCGGCGGGGAAGAACTGTGTTCGGGACAAGGACCGAACCCGGCGGTGAAATCTCGACGACCTGAGTCTTTCCAGACCACCAGGGAGGATTCATGCCCCGGACACCGCACCCAGAAACCGACTATTCTTTAACGACCCACTTCTCCAAGGAGACCATGACCCATTCCTCAGCGTCAGGTGAGCAGCCTGACAACAATGATCAGCGGCGCGACGACGAAGCCAAGAGCCTCATCGACAGGATTCTCGCCTCGGATGCTGCCCACGCAACCGCGAGCCCATCGGTATCTGGCGACTCACTGATTAGTGCCCAAAAATCCCGAGCCCTGGCTCTCGACGCCGGCGAAAGTAGGCACACCGAAGACGACGGCGACCAGCTCGATCTCGCAGCACGCCACGCTCTGCGCCGCGTGGAGGGACTCTCCACCGAGTTGGAAGACATGTCCGAGGTCGAATACCGGAAGGTTCGACTCGAACGCGTTGTGTTAGCCGGATTGTGGACCGAAGGCACCGCTGATGATGCCGAGAACTCACTGCATGAGCTTGCGGCACTGGCCGAGACCGCGGGTTCAACGGTGCTGGATGGAGTTATCCAGCGACGACACTCGCCCGACCCTGCCACCTACCTTGGCAAAGGCAAAGCTCAGGAACTGGCCGACGTTGTCAGCGATACCGGCGCAGACACTGTGGTGGTTGATGCTGAGTTGGCGCCTTCTCAGCGACGAGCCTTGGAAGATGTGGTGCGGGTCAAAGTGATTGACCGTACCGCGTTGATTCTCGATATTTTCGCCCAGCACGCCCAATCACGCGAGGGCAAGGCACAGGTTGAGCTTGCACAGCTGGAGTACTTGCTTCCGCGGCTGCGTGGTTGGGGTGACTCGATGTCGCGCCAGGCCGGTGGCCGTGCGGCAGCCGGTGAAGGTATCGGTTCACGCGGTCCTGGCGAGACGAAGATCGAACTCGATCGACGTCGCATCCGTAACCGGATGGCGAAGCTGCGGCGCGAAATCGCCGCTATGGCGCCTGCGAGGGAAACCAAGCGAGCCAATCGCCGACGCAACAAGGTGCCATCGGTCGCCATCGCGGGATATACGAACGCCGGTAAATCATCTCTGCTCAATCGGCTCACCCGTGCCGGAGTGCTGGTGGAGAACGCATTGTTCGCCACCCTCGATCCGACGGTGCGCAAAGCGGTAACACCGGATGGTCTCGGCTATACCCTGTCCGATACGGTCGGCTTCGTTCGTAACCTTCCAACTCAGCTGGTGGAGGCTTTCCGTTCCACGCTGGAAGAAGTGGGCGAGGCCGACGTGATCCTCCACGTTGTGGACGTTTCTCATCCAGACCCGGAATCGCAGATTGCTGCCGTTCACGAGGTTCTCAATGAGATCGACGCACGTCGAATTCCAGAGATCATAGTCCTCAACAAGGCTGATGCCGCGGACCCGATGACCATTGCGCGGGTGCGCCGGGCCCACCGTGACACCGTGTTGGTCTCGGCACACACAGGGGAAGGGATCGAGGATCTCGAAGCCATGATTGCGGACACGATTCCGCGTCCCACCTTGGAGCTGGATCTCTTGATTCCGTTCACTGATGGCGACGTGGTCTCGAGGCTGCACGGTTCCGACGTCGAGATCTTGTCTGAGCAATACCAGCCCGAGGGGACTCGTTTGACCGTGTTGGTACGCGAAGAAGACAAGGAAGAATTCGCGCAGTATGTCGTCTAGCACCACCGTGTCTTCTGACTCTGAGCAGCCCGTCGCAACGCTGAGCCCAGCAGAGCGGCGGGCTGCCGCCTGGCTGGAACAAGCTATTGAACGGACCGGGGGACAACGTCGAGAAGGCCAACGACAAATGGCCTTGGAAGTTGCGCGCTCTCTCGACACCGGAAAGCACCTGCTCGTGCAAGCCGGAACCGGAACCGGGAAGTCCTTGGCCTACCTGGTTCCGGCTCTGTCCCATGCGGTAGAAGCAGATCTGCCGGTCGTGGTTGCCACGGCGACGTTGGCACTGCAATCTCAGATCATTCGTCGAGATGCTCCACGTCTTCTTGAGGCGCTGAAAGAGGAACTCCCACGGCCCATGGACATCGCCCTCCTCAAGGGGCGGGCAAATTACGTATGCCTGCATAAGCTGAACGGTGGATTCCCTGCCGACGAGCCGGAACCAACGCTTCTTGACGGAGCCGATCACGCACCGGCAGCGCCCCGTACCGACCTCGGAAAGCAACTCGTGCGCCTGCGCGAGTGGGCGGAAGATACAGAGACAGGGGATCGGGACGACCTAGACCCTGGGGTTGACGATAACGCCTGGCGGCAGGTGTCCGTGTCTGCGGTGGAATGTATCGGCGCTCAGCGTTGTCCCTTCGCTGAAGAATGCTTCTCGGAACGAGCCCGTCAACACGCCGGCGAAGCAGACGTGGTAGTCACGAATCATGCCATGCTCGCCATTGCCGCTTTCGAAGGGTTGCAAGTTCTTCCCGAATTCGAAGCTGTAATCGTAGACGAGGCCCATGAATTGGCGGATCGTGTTACGAACGCAGTGACGGGTCAGATTTCCTCTGCATCTGTCCGCGCGGCCGTGACCGCCGGCCGTCGACAAGCGTCAGTCGTGCTCGAGGACCTCGGTGCTGCGGCAGATGCTTTGGAAGCTGCCTTCATCTCCGCACCATCGGGTTGGATGCCAATGGGACCCAACGAGGTTCAGACACAAGCTCTCGAGTCAGTGCGAGCAGCCGCTCGTGAGGGGTTGAGCCAGCTCAAGACCACGGGGAAAGAATCCACAGATGCCTCGTCGACGAGCGATGACTCCTCGGGCCGCCATGTCGTCCGCACCAAGCTACAAGAGGTACTTGAGACAGCCGAACGTGTTCTGGATGCCGGCCAAAACGGAAACAACCGTCAGGTCGCATGGGTGTCCCGCCCTGGACGATTTGAGCCTGGCGTGGGGTGGATCGCCGGCGACGAGAATACGTCTCCTACCGTCTACGTGGCTCCTCTGTCGGTGTCCGGAAGGCTGCGTGAGAACCTTCTGCAAGACACGACGACGATTCTTACGTCGGCAACGTTGACGGTCGGGGACTCATTCGGGCCCATCGCTGGAGATCTAGGATTCTCGGGGTCCGGTGGACCGGAATGGACGGGCATTGACGTGGGTAGCCCCTTCGAATACGCCAAGCAAGGCATTCTCTACGTGGCTGAGAAACTGCCTAAACCAAGTCGCCTCACCTCGCCGACGACGTACGACGAACTAGAGGCGTTGTTGCGAGCTTCTCAGGGTGGAGCATTGTGTCTCTTCTCTTCGCGCCGGGCGGCCGAGGACGCGGCTCATGAGTTGCGTCGGCGGTTGGGGCCAAATCCACAGATTCTCTGCCAGGGCGACTCCACGCTGTCCGCATTGATCAAACAATTCGCGGAAGAGGAAGATACCTGCCTTTTCGGCACGATGTCCCTCTGGCAAGGCGTGGACGTCCCCGGACGCTCCTGCCGTCTGGTGGTGGTGGACAGACTGCCGTTCCCACGTCCTGATGACCCACTGTCCGAGGCTCGTACACGAGACGTTGCGCAGCGCGGGGGCAACGGTTTCATCCAAGTCTCAGCGACTCATGCTGCGGTCCGACTCGCTCAGGGCGTGGGTCGACTCATCCGGTCGGCTAATGACCGAGGTGTCGTGGCGATCCTTGACTCGCGGCTTCATCATGCCCGCTATGGAAAGTATATCCGGTCA
It includes:
- a CDS encoding class I SAM-dependent methyltransferase; this encodes MNETSGHYFRSPSDQERRRTITVTMAERSVEVLTANGIFSPEGVDKGTAALLSAVPAPPEQGEFLDIGCGWGPLALTLGMMSPNAHVTAVEVNERAAQLCRDNAEALGVPNIDVSSPEDVDPLRSYDLIWSNPPIRIGKKALHELLELWLPRLNDHGEAWLVVQKNLGADSLMPWIQTMLNDQAHILESRFTVERADTIKGFRILRVIRHPRA
- a CDS encoding transglycosylase family protein yields the protein MQKNNKVLKNVMGGLATLGLAGAGFMAVAPAASADTASDWDRLAECESGGDWSINTGNGYYGGLQFSQQSWEAVGGSGLPSDASKEEQIQRAEQLRQMQGWGAWPSCSAQLGLSGEPSGTPAAAEAIEQQAPTQQEAQVETSQSSGQEAAEQSAPVEESAPAQKHAPAQADVAASGEIYTVQSGDTISKIADAWGISDWNDLYQVNADVVADPALIYVGQELQIPAS
- the hflX gene encoding GTPase HflX; its protein translation is MTHSSASGEQPDNNDQRRDDEAKSLIDRILASDAAHATASPSVSGDSLISAQKSRALALDAGESRHTEDDGDQLDLAARHALRRVEGLSTELEDMSEVEYRKVRLERVVLAGLWTEGTADDAENSLHELAALAETAGSTVLDGVIQRRHSPDPATYLGKGKAQELADVVSDTGADTVVVDAELAPSQRRALEDVVRVKVIDRTALILDIFAQHAQSREGKAQVELAQLEYLLPRLRGWGDSMSRQAGGRAAAGEGIGSRGPGETKIELDRRRIRNRMAKLRREIAAMAPARETKRANRRRNKVPSVAIAGYTNAGKSSLLNRLTRAGVLVENALFATLDPTVRKAVTPDGLGYTLSDTVGFVRNLPTQLVEAFRSTLEEVGEADVILHVVDVSHPDPESQIAAVHEVLNEIDARRIPEIIVLNKADAADPMTIARVRRAHRDTVLVSAHTGEGIEDLEAMIADTIPRPTLELDLLIPFTDGDVVSRLHGSDVEILSEQYQPEGTRLTVLVREEDKEEFAQYVV
- a CDS encoding ATP-dependent DNA helicase, with the translated sequence MSSSTTVSSDSEQPVATLSPAERRAAAWLEQAIERTGGQRREGQRQMALEVARSLDTGKHLLVQAGTGTGKSLAYLVPALSHAVEADLPVVVATATLALQSQIIRRDAPRLLEALKEELPRPMDIALLKGRANYVCLHKLNGGFPADEPEPTLLDGADHAPAAPRTDLGKQLVRLREWAEDTETGDRDDLDPGVDDNAWRQVSVSAVECIGAQRCPFAEECFSERARQHAGEADVVVTNHAMLAIAAFEGLQVLPEFEAVIVDEAHELADRVTNAVTGQISSASVRAAVTAGRRQASVVLEDLGAAADALEAAFISAPSGWMPMGPNEVQTQALESVRAAAREGLSQLKTTGKESTDASSTSDDSSGRHVVRTKLQEVLETAERVLDAGQNGNNRQVAWVSRPGRFEPGVGWIAGDENTSPTVYVAPLSVSGRLRENLLQDTTTILTSATLTVGDSFGPIAGDLGFSGSGGPEWTGIDVGSPFEYAKQGILYVAEKLPKPSRLTSPTTYDELEALLRASQGGALCLFSSRRAAEDAAHELRRRLGPNPQILCQGDSTLSALIKQFAEEEDTCLFGTMSLWQGVDVPGRSCRLVVVDRLPFPRPDDPLSEARTRDVAQRGGNGFIQVSATHAAVRLAQGVGRLIRSANDRGVVAILDSRLHHARYGKYIRSALPDFWYTTEQDTVLGALGRLAKV